One window of Phycisphaeraceae bacterium genomic DNA carries:
- a CDS encoding DUF1559 domain-containing protein, giving the protein MSRQHTRTLRPAFTLIELLVVIAIIALLISILLPALGNAREAARAMKSSSNMRQIVTGILMYTDTNKGYLPGSPTTSGADALKGTFNGTSIQTYDWFGPIAEYIGLREPTKQTTEQDRAARFKWYQEADAFHDPTNEVTATVYNGNSTLWAAGRMISYGMSTQFTSTEDPTNQGGTGVHTERRRGYTPQLHKVGVGSNKVALFESHRYADRGTAPDFDEDINAAYGGAFGGVGFWYRQSKEMDRFAAPGEDGRAIFVSGSTSVKFDARRWAFRHNSKAGPLDKKGAGDAYGYLAFFDGHVKMHTDRDALDPDYWFPRGTLLTRKTNFWNDAIKQFEHKLGNISTAKPYVVP; this is encoded by the coding sequence ATGTCACGCCAGCACACCCGCACACTCCGACCAGCGTTCACGTTGATCGAGTTGCTCGTTGTGATAGCCATTATTGCATTGCTGATTTCGATCCTGCTGCCAGCACTGGGCAACGCCCGTGAAGCTGCTCGCGCAATGAAATCTTCCAGCAATATGCGTCAGATTGTGACCGGTATTCTGATGTACACCGACACAAACAAAGGCTACCTGCCTGGCAGCCCTACAACATCGGGAGCCGATGCACTCAAGGGCACATTCAATGGCACCTCAATCCAGACGTATGACTGGTTTGGGCCGATTGCAGAGTACATTGGTCTTCGAGAACCGACCAAGCAAACAACGGAGCAGGATCGGGCTGCACGATTCAAGTGGTATCAGGAAGCAGACGCGTTCCATGATCCGACAAATGAGGTCACTGCAACCGTCTATAACGGGAACTCCACGCTCTGGGCTGCTGGCAGAATGATCTCCTACGGCATGTCCACACAGTTCACCTCAACGGAGGATCCTACAAATCAGGGTGGCACAGGCGTTCATACTGAAAGAAGGCGCGGATACACACCACAGCTTCATAAGGTTGGTGTTGGCTCCAACAAAGTGGCGCTGTTCGAGAGCCATCGGTACGCCGACAGGGGCACCGCTCCCGATTTCGACGAAGACATCAACGCTGCTTACGGAGGCGCATTTGGTGGTGTCGGGTTCTGGTATCGTCAGAGCAAGGAGATGGACAGGTTTGCAGCACCAGGCGAAGATGGTCGTGCCATCTTTGTGTCAGGCTCAACTTCTGTGAAGTTTGATGCCAGACGCTGGGCATTCAGACACAACTCAAAGGCAGGCCCCCTCGACAAGAAAGGCGCTGGCGATGCATACGGGTATCTCGCGTTCTTCGACGGCCATGTCAAAATGCACACCGATCGAGACGCACTCGACCCAGACTACTGGTTCCCGCGTGGCACATTGCTTACCCGCAAGACAAACTTCTGGAACGATGCGATCAAGCAGTTTGAGCACAAACTTGGAAATATCTCCACTGCAAAGCCCTATGTTGTCCCCTGA
- a CDS encoding endonuclease/exonuclease/phosphatase family protein: MAQRHTICGIAAIILCGGGVLAQDATSAAPTQTKDARVYGLANPKPKAEGTIRLATYNLFNLFDDRDDPSMTERNEDIDDTTPANQKQALADTIHRLDADILAVEEIENRSALIEFREEYLKDMGYDYVMSIDTGDDRGIENAVLSRFPITHAEVWPNLPLGGIHPEKYGNDVNWYAGQPITFKRSPMRADVSIDRDKDGESDYTLTLFVMHHKSGTYNNYWREAESKKVVQLIDTVQKRNKNANIAVLGDFNARAVDMSVATYIAAGLMDPFAGRVPHDPEIQTHESNRRIDFILINPALANEYVPNSIFVLGTPARPKGSDWRTTPAPQGWASDHYPVAIDLVPNDQ, encoded by the coding sequence ATGGCGCAGAGACACACGATTTGTGGTATTGCAGCAATCATTCTTTGTGGTGGCGGTGTTCTCGCTCAGGATGCGACCTCGGCAGCCCCAACACAAACGAAGGACGCGAGAGTTTACGGGCTTGCCAATCCGAAGCCAAAGGCAGAGGGAACGATCCGACTTGCCACATACAACCTGTTCAACCTCTTTGACGACCGTGACGATCCATCAATGACCGAACGCAATGAGGACATTGACGACACGACGCCAGCAAATCAGAAGCAGGCACTCGCGGACACAATCCACAGACTCGACGCGGACATCCTTGCGGTAGAAGAGATTGAGAACCGTAGCGCTCTTATTGAGTTCCGTGAGGAGTATCTGAAGGACATGGGATATGACTATGTGATGTCGATCGACACTGGGGACGATCGCGGAATCGAGAACGCGGTGCTGTCACGGTTCCCGATCACACATGCCGAGGTCTGGCCGAATCTCCCACTCGGTGGTATTCATCCTGAGAAATATGGGAACGACGTGAACTGGTACGCAGGTCAACCGATCACGTTCAAACGTTCACCGATGCGTGCAGATGTCTCCATTGATCGCGACAAGGATGGAGAGTCCGACTACACACTTACGCTGTTTGTGATGCACCACAAATCCGGCACGTACAACAACTACTGGCGTGAAGCCGAATCAAAGAAGGTTGTCCAGCTTATCGATACAGTTCAGAAGCGGAACAAGAACGCGAATATTGCTGTACTGGGTGACTTCAACGCACGGGCTGTTGACATGTCCGTTGCAACTTACATCGCTGCTGGGCTGATGGATCCGTTTGCCGGGCGCGTCCCGCACGATCCTGAGATCCAGACGCACGAATCCAACCGGCGCATCGACTTCATCCTGATCAATCCCGCGCTTGCGAACGAGTACGTGCCAAACTCGATCTTTGTACTGGGCACGCCTGCCCGTCCCAAAGGGTCCGACTGGCGAACCACCCCTGCCCCTCAGGGCTGGGCCTCAGACCACTATCCTGTCGCAATCGATCTTGTTCCGAATGATCAATGA
- the ispH gene encoding 4-hydroxy-3-methylbut-2-enyl diphosphate reductase, which translates to MRILLPNPRGFCAGVQMAVDVVDQVLDLFEGETVYVYHEIVHNRHVVGRFSDRGVVFVEDIADVPQGAIAVFSAHGVSPAIREQASARQLRVIDATCPLVTKVHSEAIRYARQGYQILLVGHRNHQEVIGTFGEAPHATQVVESPDDIPNLTVIDPDKLVYLTQTTLSTDDADIIINALKQAFPNIKGPPGSDICYATTNRQHAVRQLAPQCDLVLVVGSKNSSNSVRLTEIARNVGTPAHLLDDADHLDLSWFASGDETVLLTAGASAPEDLVAGICRKLLDTYGGTIEQADVYDEDMEFALPAALRREMKSRGVDGDSARIRVGRHEITAAQYGAVALTVSAKPAGT; encoded by the coding sequence ATGCGGATTCTTTTACCAAATCCTCGCGGATTCTGTGCTGGCGTGCAGATGGCGGTCGACGTTGTTGACCAAGTCCTCGACCTGTTCGAGGGTGAGACTGTTTACGTCTACCACGAGATCGTCCACAACAGGCACGTCGTCGGTCGGTTCAGCGATCGAGGCGTGGTGTTCGTTGAGGACATCGCGGATGTGCCCCAAGGCGCGATCGCGGTCTTCAGTGCGCACGGCGTCAGCCCTGCGATCAGAGAACAAGCGAGTGCACGACAGCTTCGCGTCATCGACGCAACCTGCCCACTTGTGACGAAAGTCCACTCAGAAGCAATCCGGTATGCGCGGCAAGGGTACCAGATTTTGCTGGTAGGGCATCGCAACCATCAGGAAGTCATCGGCACATTCGGCGAAGCGCCGCACGCGACGCAGGTGGTTGAGTCGCCGGACGACATTCCGAATCTGACAGTTATCGATCCCGACAAACTCGTGTATCTCACGCAGACCACACTCTCGACAGACGATGCGGACATCATCATCAACGCGCTGAAACAGGCATTTCCGAATATCAAGGGACCACCTGGATCGGACATCTGCTACGCGACGACAAATCGTCAGCACGCCGTGCGCCAGCTCGCGCCGCAGTGCGATCTTGTATTGGTGGTGGGATCAAAGAACTCATCCAACTCCGTTCGTCTGACTGAGATTGCGCGCAACGTCGGGACACCTGCGCATCTGCTTGATGATGCTGATCATCTCGATCTGTCGTGGTTTGCATCAGGAGATGAGACGGTGCTGCTCACAGCTGGTGCGTCAGCGCCGGAGGATCTTGTTGCGGGCATCTGCAGGAAACTGCTCGACACATATGGTGGCACAATCGAGCAGGCGGATGTCTACGACGAGGACATGGAGTTTGCGCTCCCAGCAGCATTGCGCAGGGAGATGAAGTCCCGCGGCGTTGACGGCGATTCAGCCCGCATTCGCGTGGGCAGGCACGAGATTACCGCTGCGCAGTATGGCGCGGTCGCGCTGACGGTCTCGGCAAAGCCGGCCGGAACCTGA